A genome region from Pseudomonas anguilliseptica includes the following:
- a CDS encoding TIGR02450 family Trp-rich protein, whose product MSGQQRTAPGKHRLNPRKLLLSKWTAAQPQNREKHFLVTELFCDEDGTVLQIELQAVLNQRCQRLDWRVLENPEHWRMGWK is encoded by the coding sequence ATGAGCGGCCAACAGCGAACTGCGCCAGGCAAGCACCGGCTTAACCCGCGCAAGCTGCTGCTGTCGAAATGGACGGCAGCGCAGCCGCAGAATCGCGAGAAACATTTCCTCGTCACCGAGCTGTTCTGCGACGAAGACGGTACGGTGCTGCAGATCGAGTTGCAGGCTGTACTCAACCAACGCTGCCAACGCCTGGACTGGCGCGTACTGGAAAACCCCGAGCACTGGCGCATGGGCTGGAAGTAA
- a CDS encoding YbgA family protein has protein sequence MSPSENATGKPKLGISACLLGNEVRYNGGHKESRLCSRTLSEYFDFTPLCPEVAIGMGIPREPIRLVGDPQAPRAVGTVRREVDVTAPLAAYGERMAGELTDICGYIFMQQSPSCGLHRVKVYQDNGRPSEPGRGIFAQAFCARHPNLPVEEDGRLNDPILRENFITRVFAYSEWQQLLRDGLTRKRLIDFHSRYKYLLMATHPMQYKLLGRMLGNLGQHDINELAPRYFSELMSALKSCATRRTHSNVLQHLSGYLKQSLSSEEKREMQQLIGQYRHGVVPLVVPMTLLKHHFRRHPDSYIAQQVYLQPHPENLSLRNAL, from the coding sequence ATGAGCCCATCCGAAAACGCCACCGGAAAACCCAAACTGGGCATCAGTGCCTGTCTGCTGGGTAATGAGGTTCGCTACAACGGCGGACACAAGGAATCGCGCCTGTGCAGCCGCACCCTCAGCGAGTATTTCGACTTCACCCCACTGTGCCCGGAAGTGGCGATTGGCATGGGCATCCCGCGTGAGCCGATCCGCCTGGTTGGCGACCCGCAAGCGCCGCGCGCCGTGGGTACGGTCAGGCGCGAGGTGGATGTCACCGCCCCCCTGGCTGCCTATGGCGAGCGCATGGCCGGTGAACTGACGGATATCTGCGGTTACATCTTTATGCAGCAGTCGCCGTCCTGCGGCCTGCACCGGGTCAAGGTCTACCAGGACAACGGCCGCCCCAGCGAGCCTGGCCGCGGCATCTTTGCCCAAGCCTTCTGCGCGCGGCATCCCAACCTGCCAGTGGAAGAAGACGGCCGCCTCAATGACCCAATCCTGCGCGAGAACTTCATTACCCGCGTATTCGCATACTCCGAGTGGCAACAGCTGCTGCGCGACGGCCTGACCCGCAAGCGTCTGATCGACTTCCACTCGCGCTACAAATACCTGCTGATGGCCACCCATCCCATGCAGTACAAGTTGCTCGGGCGCATGCTCGGCAATCTTGGCCAGCACGACATCAATGAGTTGGCGCCGCGCTATTTCAGCGAGCTGATGAGCGCGCTGAAAAGCTGCGCCACCCGTCGTACCCATAGCAACGTACTGCAGCACCTCAGCGGCTATCTCAAGCAGTCGCTGAGCAGCGAAGAGAAGCGGGAAATGCAGCAGCTGATTGGCCAGTACCGCCATGGCGTGGTGCCGCTGGTGGTGCCCATGACCCTGCTCAAACACCACTTTCGCCGTCACCCGGACAGCTACATCGCGCAGCAGGTCTACCTGCAGCCGCACCCGGAAAACCTCAGCCTGCGTAACGCCCTATGA
- a CDS encoding MerR family transcriptional regulator, with protein MSLEPSSAGATDDYQAAIAQGFMPIRDVARITGVNAVTLRAWERRYGLIVPHRTPKGHRLYADEHVLRIQAILTWLNRGVSVSQVKGLLRSNQPAFAEASSQWESKRQQLQEAICNLNERRLDECFNSELALYPPHTLCQQLLLPLFEDLELRWRNQFGAQAERVFFYSWLRSKLGARLYHNNRQASGTPLLLINVSDLPMAPGLWLTAWLASSAGCPVEVFDWPLPPTELALAVEHIQPRAVLLYSSQALNSTHLQRLLGGYDCPCLLVGQVVQIHAEELLAITAQNDELSLAADPLAALHNLTDLNLLHN; from the coding sequence ATGAGCCTGGAGCCAAGCAGCGCAGGCGCGACCGACGATTACCAGGCGGCCATTGCCCAGGGCTTTATGCCGATCCGCGATGTGGCGCGCATCACCGGGGTCAACGCCGTCACCCTGCGCGCCTGGGAACGCCGTTATGGCCTGATCGTGCCGCATCGCACCCCCAAGGGTCATCGCCTGTATGCCGATGAGCATGTGCTGCGCATCCAGGCGATTCTCACCTGGCTTAATCGCGGCGTCTCGGTCAGCCAGGTCAAGGGCCTGCTGCGCTCCAATCAGCCGGCCTTTGCCGAGGCCAGCTCACAGTGGGAAAGCAAGCGCCAGCAGTTGCAGGAAGCCATCTGCAACCTCAACGAGCGGCGCCTGGATGAGTGTTTCAACAGCGAACTGGCGCTCTACCCGCCGCATACCTTGTGCCAGCAACTGCTGCTGCCACTGTTCGAAGACCTCGAACTGCGCTGGCGCAACCAGTTCGGCGCTCAGGCTGAGCGAGTGTTCTTCTACTCCTGGCTACGCAGCAAGCTCGGCGCGCGCCTGTACCACAACAACCGCCAGGCCAGTGGTACGCCACTGTTGCTGATCAACGTTTCCGACCTACCGATGGCCCCCGGTCTTTGGCTGACCGCCTGGCTGGCGAGCAGCGCCGGCTGCCCGGTGGAAGTCTTCGACTGGCCACTGCCACCGACCGAACTGGCCCTGGCGGTCGAGCATATTCAGCCGCGTGCAGTGCTGCTGTATTCCAGCCAGGCGCTGAACAGCACCCACCTGCAGCGCCTGCTCGGCGGTTATGACTGCCCCTGCCTACTGGTCGGCCAGGTGGTGCAGATCCACGCCGAAGAATTACTCGCCATCACCGCGCAGAACGACGAACTGAGCCTGGCCGCTGACCCGCTGGCCGCGCTGCATAACCTTACCGACCTCAACCTGCTGCATAACTGA
- a CDS encoding spinster family MFS transporter, with protein sequence MLNNNNGYPSSTRAWVTVAILMVAYVLSFIDRQILNLLVGPIRRDLMISDTQMSLLMGLSFALFYTVCGIPLGRLADTKSRRGLIAIGVLFWSAATAACGMAKLYWQFLLCRIGVGVGEAALSPAAYSLIADSFPAERRATAISVYSMGVYLGSGLAFLLGGLVIQFASAQGDVVLPVFGEVRPWQLIFLILGAAGVLFTLLMLAVKEPARRGVGAGVAVPLADVGRYIRSNRRTVLCHNFGFAGLAFAGYGSAAWVPTFFIRTYGWDAGQVGIVYGSIVAVFGCLGIVFGGRLADWMAKRGRSDANMRVGLYAAFGAVPCVLAFPLMDSAVWAAVLMAPTVFFLSMPFGVAPAAIQEIMPNSMRGQASAIYLFVITLIGLGIGPTAVALVTDYVFADDMALRYSLLVVTSIAVFSSIVLLSMSLKPYRESVVRLQQWSVNPA encoded by the coding sequence GTGCTCAACAACAATAACGGCTATCCCTCTTCCACCCGTGCCTGGGTGACTGTCGCCATCCTGATGGTGGCGTACGTGCTGTCGTTTATCGATCGGCAGATTCTCAACCTGTTGGTTGGTCCGATCCGCCGTGACCTGATGATCAGTGATACGCAGATGAGCCTGCTAATGGGCCTGTCGTTTGCGCTGTTCTACACCGTCTGCGGTATTCCCCTGGGCCGTCTGGCCGATACCAAGAGCCGTCGCGGGCTGATCGCCATCGGCGTGCTGTTCTGGAGTGCGGCCACTGCTGCCTGCGGCATGGCCAAGCTGTACTGGCAATTTCTGCTCTGCCGTATCGGCGTCGGTGTCGGCGAGGCGGCGCTGTCGCCTGCGGCCTATTCGCTGATTGCCGACAGCTTTCCGGCCGAGCGCCGTGCTACCGCGATCAGCGTGTATTCCATGGGGGTTTACCTCGGCTCTGGTCTGGCCTTTCTGCTCGGCGGTCTGGTGATTCAGTTTGCCTCGGCACAGGGCGATGTAGTGCTGCCGGTATTCGGTGAAGTACGCCCGTGGCAGCTGATCTTCCTGATTCTCGGCGCAGCCGGGGTGCTGTTTACCCTGCTGATGCTGGCGGTCAAGGAGCCAGCACGGCGCGGCGTGGGTGCCGGGGTGGCGGTGCCGCTGGCGGATGTCGGTCGCTATATCCGATCCAACCGGCGTACGGTGCTGTGCCACAACTTCGGCTTTGCCGGCCTGGCGTTTGCCGGTTACGGCAGCGCGGCGTGGGTGCCGACTTTCTTTATCCGCACCTACGGCTGGGACGCCGGCCAGGTCGGCATCGTTTACGGCAGCATTGTGGCGGTGTTTGGTTGCCTGGGTATCGTCTTCGGTGGTCGTCTGGCCGACTGGATGGCCAAACGCGGCAGAAGCGACGCCAATATGCGTGTTGGTCTGTATGCCGCTTTCGGCGCCGTGCCGTGCGTGCTGGCCTTTCCGTTGATGGATAGCGCTGTATGGGCCGCTGTGCTGATGGCACCGACGGTGTTCTTCCTGAGCATGCCGTTCGGCGTGGCGCCGGCAGCAATCCAGGAAATCATGCCCAACTCGATGCGTGGCCAGGCCTCGGCCATCTACCTGTTCGTGATCACCCTGATTGGCTTGGGCATCGGCCCGACGGCGGTGGCCCTGGTGACCGATTACGTATTTGCCGATGACATGGCGCTGCGTTACTCGCTGCTTGTCGTCACCAGCATCGCCGTGTTCAGTTCGATTGTGCTGCTGAGCATGAGTCTCAAGCCTTACCGCGAGAGCGTGGTGCGGTTGCAGCAGTGGTCGGTCAATCCGGCCTGA
- the hemH gene encoding ferrochelatase — MTDHALLLVNLGSPASTDVADVRRYLNQFLMDPYVVDLPWPLRRLLVSLILIKRPAASAHAYASIWWEEGSPLVVLSKRLHQAMKASWTHGPVELAMRYGEPSLQTVLTRLAAQGIKQVTLAPLYPQFADSTTTTVIEDAKRVVREQQLPIRFSILPPFYDQPEYLDALVDSAKPYLEQEFDHLLLSFHGLPERHLHKLDATGHCLKGADCCRSASPEVLASCYRAQCLRSAELFAERMGLKPAQWSVSFQSRLGRAKWIEPYTEARLDELAKQGVKKLLVMCPAFVADCIETLEEIGDRGREQFVEAGGESLQLVPCLNEHPSWVAALKTLSERAPLML, encoded by the coding sequence ATGACCGATCACGCCTTGCTGTTGGTAAACCTGGGCTCGCCGGCCTCCACTGATGTGGCCGATGTGCGCCGCTATCTCAACCAGTTTCTGATGGACCCCTATGTCGTCGATCTGCCCTGGCCGCTGCGGCGTCTGCTTGTTTCGCTGATTCTGATCAAGCGCCCGGCGGCGTCGGCACATGCCTATGCCTCGATCTGGTGGGAGGAGGGCTCGCCGTTGGTGGTGCTGAGCAAGCGTCTGCATCAGGCGATGAAGGCGTCCTGGACCCACGGCCCGGTGGAGCTGGCCATGCGCTACGGAGAGCCGTCGCTGCAAACCGTGCTGACCCGCCTGGCCGCTCAGGGCATCAAACAGGTCACCCTGGCGCCGCTGTATCCGCAGTTTGCCGACAGCACCACCACCACGGTGATTGAAGATGCCAAGCGCGTGGTGCGTGAGCAGCAGTTGCCCATACGTTTTTCCATCCTGCCGCCGTTCTACGATCAGCCGGAGTACCTGGATGCCTTGGTCGACAGCGCCAAACCTTATCTGGAGCAGGAGTTCGACCACCTGCTGCTGAGCTTCCACGGCCTGCCGGAGCGTCACCTGCATAAGCTGGACGCCACTGGCCATTGCCTGAAAGGTGCGGATTGCTGCCGTAGCGCTTCGCCCGAAGTGCTCGCAAGCTGTTACCGCGCTCAGTGCCTGCGCAGCGCCGAGCTATTTGCCGAACGTATGGGGCTTAAGCCCGCACAGTGGTCGGTGTCGTTTCAGTCGCGGTTGGGCCGCGCCAAATGGATCGAACCCTATACTGAGGCGCGTCTCGATGAGCTGGCCAAGCAGGGTGTGAAAAAGTTGCTGGTGATGTGCCCGGCCTTTGTCGCCGACTGCATCGAGACGCTGGAAGAAATCGGCGACCGTGGCCGCGAGCAGTTTGTCGAAGCTGGCGGCGAGAGCCTGCAGCTGGTGCCGTGTCTGAATGAACACCCAAGTTGGGTGGCGGCGCTGAAGACCCTTAGCGAGCGTGCCCCGCTGATGCTCTAG
- the phrB gene encoding deoxyribodipyrimidine photo-lyase, with product MQLIWFRTDLRVQDNSALTAAMSSGPTVALYLLSPGQWLNHDYAPSKVDFWLRNLKELATELSKLNVPLLVREADHWSAAPQVIGELCQQLQIGTVQVNEEYGVHETRRDQAVAQTLDSLGVNFRSHLDQLFFKPGSVLTKSGGYFQVYSQFRKVCYQRLHTALPALIATPKAQAQLAIQSDAIAEQVAGFALPAAELRELWPAGEAEAARRLDDFAAQQIDFYQSARDFPAKPGTSQLSAYLAAGVISPRQCLHAALQANQGEFDSGNLGVITWINELLWREFYKHILVGYPRVSMHRAFRAETEAVAWRDAPLELKAWQEGRTGFPIVDAAMRQLLATGWMHNRLRMIVAMFLTKNLLIDWREGERFFMRHLIDGDLAANNGGWQWSSSTGTDSAPYFRIFNPLSQSQKFDPDGRFIRQWLPELVGLNKTNIHNPAAIGGLFGIADYPTPIVDLSKSRTRALAAFKSLPHFAGEEAL from the coding sequence CTGCAATTGATCTGGTTTCGTACCGACCTGCGCGTGCAGGACAACAGCGCCCTGACCGCCGCCATGAGCAGCGGCCCGACCGTGGCGCTGTACCTGCTCAGCCCCGGCCAGTGGCTGAACCACGATTATGCGCCGAGCAAGGTCGATTTCTGGCTGCGCAACCTCAAAGAGCTGGCCACTGAGCTGAGCAAACTCAATGTGCCGCTGCTGGTACGGGAGGCCGATCACTGGAGCGCCGCGCCGCAGGTGATCGGTGAACTGTGCCAGCAGCTGCAGATTGGCACGGTGCAGGTCAATGAAGAATACGGCGTGCATGAAACCCGCCGCGACCAGGCCGTGGCGCAGACCCTTGATAGTCTCGGAGTGAATTTTCGCAGCCATCTGGATCAGCTGTTCTTCAAGCCCGGCAGCGTGCTGACCAAATCCGGCGGCTACTTCCAGGTCTATAGCCAGTTCCGCAAGGTCTGCTATCAGCGTCTGCACACTGCCCTGCCGGCTCTGATAGCCACACCCAAGGCACAGGCGCAGCTGGCGATCCAAAGCGATGCCATTGCTGAACAAGTTGCAGGCTTCGCCCTGCCAGCTGCCGAACTGCGTGAGTTGTGGCCAGCCGGTGAAGCCGAGGCGGCGCGGCGTCTGGATGATTTTGCCGCGCAGCAGATCGACTTCTACCAGAGCGCCCGCGACTTTCCGGCCAAGCCCGGCACCAGCCAGCTCTCCGCCTACCTGGCCGCCGGGGTGATCTCGCCGCGCCAGTGCCTGCATGCGGCCTTGCAGGCCAACCAGGGCGAATTCGACAGCGGCAATCTCGGGGTCATCACCTGGATCAACGAGCTGCTCTGGCGCGAGTTCTACAAGCACATCCTGGTGGGCTACCCCCGCGTCTCGATGCACCGCGCCTTCCGCGCGGAAACCGAGGCCGTGGCCTGGCGCGATGCGCCGCTGGAGCTGAAAGCCTGGCAGGAAGGCCGCACCGGCTTCCCGATTGTCGATGCGGCCATGCGCCAGCTACTGGCCACCGGCTGGATGCACAACCGCCTGCGCATGATTGTGGCGATGTTTCTGACCAAAAATCTGCTGATCGACTGGCGCGAAGGCGAGCGTTTCTTTATGCGTCACCTGATCGATGGCGACTTGGCAGCGAACAACGGCGGCTGGCAGTGGAGTTCGTCTACCGGCACTGATTCGGCGCCGTACTTCCGCATTTTCAATCCGCTGAGCCAGTCGCAGAAATTCGACCCGGATGGGCGTTTTATCCGCCAGTGGCTGCCGGAGCTGGTCGGCCTGAACAAGACCAATATCCATAACCCGGCGGCCATCGGCGGGCTGTTCGGCATTGCCGATTACCCCACGCCGATTGTCGACCTGAGCAAGAGCCGCACACGCGCCCTCGCCGCATTCAAGAGCCTGCCGCACTTTGCCGGCGAGGAGGCCCTGTGA
- a CDS encoding nuclear transport factor 2 family protein: MSDFLRQFAQGFAGLNKDNLDRLGQLYSDDALFCDPLHEVRGLTNMQRYFGEMYANVSELRFDFYGFDQVRDGEGYLRWTMSYRHPRLAGGQLIRVEGCSHLLWHDKVYRHRDYFDAGNLLYEHLPLLGSAIRWLKRRLA, encoded by the coding sequence GTGAGCGACTTTCTGCGCCAGTTCGCCCAGGGCTTTGCCGGGCTGAACAAGGACAACCTCGACCGTCTGGGCCAGCTCTACAGCGACGATGCATTGTTCTGCGACCCGCTGCATGAAGTACGTGGCCTGACCAATATGCAGCGCTACTTCGGCGAGATGTACGCCAACGTCAGCGAATTGCGCTTCGACTTCTACGGCTTTGATCAGGTGCGCGACGGTGAAGGCTACCTGCGCTGGACCATGAGTTACCGCCACCCGCGCCTGGCCGGCGGGCAGCTGATCCGCGTGGAAGGCTGCTCGCACCTGCTCTGGCACGACAAGGTCTATCGCCACCGCGACTATTTCGACGCCGGCAACCTGCTCTACGAGCACCTGCCCTTACTCGGCTCGGCAATTCGCTGGCTGAAACGGAGGTTGGCATGA
- a CDS encoding SDR family NAD(P)-dependent oxidoreductase produces the protein MNANARRIWLTGASSGIGAALAEQLLKQGHRLALSARSLEPLQALAKRYPLQVLVVAGDLGDASQVRAIGEHITQVWGALDCAILNAGTCEYVEVSTFEAAMVERVMRANLLSASYCIEAALPLLRLGNRPHLVGVGSSVTFMPLPRAEAYGASKAAMRYLLEALRIDLHAENIAVTLVSPGFVDTPLTQKNDFPMPMRWPVDKAARYIAKRLQQQPFDISFPGPFIAMLKLLGHLPKRLQVAIGARMARTEATTKDRS, from the coding sequence ATGAACGCGAACGCACGGCGTATCTGGCTCACCGGCGCCAGCAGTGGCATCGGCGCCGCCCTGGCCGAACAACTACTCAAACAGGGTCACCGTCTAGCCCTCAGCGCCCGCAGCCTTGAACCGCTGCAGGCGCTGGCCAAACGCTACCCGCTGCAAGTGCTGGTGGTCGCCGGCGACCTCGGCGATGCCTCCCAGGTACGTGCCATCGGTGAGCACATTACCCAGGTCTGGGGCGCGCTGGATTGCGCCATCCTCAACGCTGGCACCTGCGAATATGTCGAGGTCAGCACCTTCGAGGCCGCCATGGTCGAACGGGTGATGCGCGCCAACCTGCTCTCGGCCAGCTACTGCATCGAAGCCGCCCTGCCCCTGCTGCGTCTGGGCAATCGTCCGCACCTGGTCGGCGTCGGCAGCTCGGTAACCTTTATGCCGCTACCGCGCGCCGAAGCCTACGGCGCCTCCAAGGCCGCCATGCGCTACCTGCTGGAAGCCCTGCGCATCGACCTGCATGCCGAAAACATTGCCGTCACCCTGGTCAGCCCCGGCTTTGTCGACACCCCACTGACGCAGAAAAACGACTTTCCCATGCCCATGCGCTGGCCGGTGGACAAAGCCGCCCGCTATATCGCCAAACGTTTGCAGCAGCAGCCGTTTGATATCAGTTTCCCCGGCCCCTTTATCGCCATGCTCAAGCTGCTCGGTCATCTGCCCAAGCGCTTGCAGGTGGCCATTGGCGCCCGTATGGCCCGCACTGAAGCCACGACCAAGGACCGCTCATGA
- a CDS encoding TIGR01777 family oxidoreductase: MHILLTGGTGLIGQALCRHWLQQGHHLTVWSRRPEQVAALCGEAVRGIGQLDELGEESLDAVVNLAGAPIADRPWTRKRKALLWASRIGLTEQLLAWLESRADKPQMLLSGSAVGWYGDGGERELHEDSPPVSEDFAAQLCGAWEETAQRAEDFGIRVVLLRTGLVLARDGGLLKRLLLPFKLGLGGPLGNGRQWMPWIHLADQIALIDFLLQQDSASGPYNACAPTPERNRAFSQALGRELHRPAFMPAPAFALRMLLGELSVLLLGGQRAVPTRLQEAGFSFRFTHLDVALVDLLGQPD; the protein is encoded by the coding sequence ATGCATATTCTTCTGACGGGCGGAACTGGTTTGATCGGGCAGGCGCTGTGCCGCCACTGGTTGCAGCAAGGCCATCATCTGACGGTGTGGAGTCGCAGGCCCGAGCAGGTTGCTGCCCTTTGTGGCGAGGCGGTGCGTGGCATTGGTCAGCTTGACGAGCTGGGTGAAGAGTCGCTGGATGCCGTGGTCAACCTGGCTGGTGCGCCGATTGCCGACCGGCCCTGGACGCGCAAGCGCAAGGCGTTGCTGTGGGCCAGCCGGATTGGCCTGACCGAACAATTGCTGGCCTGGCTGGAGAGCCGCGCGGATAAGCCGCAGATGCTTTTGTCCGGCTCGGCGGTAGGCTGGTATGGCGACGGTGGCGAGCGTGAGTTACATGAAGATTCGCCGCCGGTGAGTGAGGATTTCGCCGCGCAGCTGTGCGGCGCCTGGGAAGAAACTGCCCAGCGCGCCGAGGATTTTGGTATCCGCGTGGTATTGCTGCGCACCGGACTGGTGCTGGCCCGTGATGGCGGGCTGCTCAAGCGTCTGTTGCTGCCGTTCAAACTCGGGTTGGGCGGTCCGCTGGGCAATGGTCGGCAGTGGATGCCGTGGATTCACTTGGCTGATCAAATCGCCCTGATTGATTTTCTCCTGCAGCAGGACTCGGCCAGTGGTCCTTATAATGCCTGCGCGCCGACGCCTGAGCGTAACCGCGCCTTCAGCCAGGCCTTGGGCCGTGAGCTGCACCGGCCGGCCTTTATGCCGGCCCCGGCCTTTGCCCTGCGTATGCTGCTCGGCGAATTGTCTGTGCTGCTGCTCGGTGGCCAGCGCGCGGTGCCGACGCGCTTGCAGGAGGCTGGTTTCAGTTTTCGTTTTACTCATTTGGATGTGGCTCTGGTGGACTTGCTGGGCCAACCTGACTAG
- a CDS encoding NAD(P)/FAD-dependent oxidoreductase: protein MTALHPIAIIGTGIAGLSAAQALHAAGHPVQLFDKSRGSGGRMASKRSDAGALDLGAQYFTARDRRFVEVVQQWHARGWVAEWTPSLYNFNNGQLSASPDEQVRWVGSPRMSAITRAMLGALPVSFSCRITEVFRGEQHWHLQDAEGNNHGPFSHVIVATPAPQATALLSSVPKLAGAAASVAMDPTWAVALAFPTPLETRVEGCFVQDSPLDWLARNRSKPARDTQLDTWVLHATSQWTKQHLDMPKEAVIEHLLGAFAELIGCAVPAPAFSLAHRWLYARPASAHQWGVLADADLGIYACGDWCLSGRVEGAWLSGQEAARRLLEHLQ from the coding sequence ATGACCGCTCTTCACCCCATCGCCATCATCGGTACCGGCATTGCCGGGCTGTCTGCCGCACAGGCGCTGCATGCCGCCGGGCACCCGGTACAACTGTTCGACAAGAGCCGCGGCAGTGGCGGCCGCATGGCCAGCAAGCGCAGCGATGCCGGCGCGCTGGACCTTGGCGCGCAGTACTTCACCGCCCGCGACCGTCGCTTTGTCGAGGTGGTGCAGCAATGGCATGCCCGCGGCTGGGTCGCCGAGTGGACCCCGAGCCTCTACAACTTCAATAACGGCCAGCTCAGTGCTTCGCCAGATGAACAAGTCCGCTGGGTCGGTAGCCCGCGTATGAGTGCGATCACCCGCGCCATGCTCGGCGCACTGCCGGTAAGCTTTTCCTGCCGCATCACCGAAGTGTTTCGCGGCGAACAGCACTGGCACCTGCAAGATGCCGAGGGCAATAACCACGGCCCGTTCAGCCACGTAATCGTCGCCACTCCAGCACCGCAGGCCACCGCCCTGCTATCCAGCGTACCGAAACTCGCTGGCGCCGCCGCCAGCGTGGCCATGGACCCGACTTGGGCGGTCGCACTGGCATTCCCCACACCGCTGGAAACCCGAGTTGAAGGCTGCTTTGTACAGGACAGCCCACTCGACTGGCTGGCCCGTAATCGCAGCAAGCCAGCGCGCGACACGCAACTCGACACCTGGGTGCTGCACGCCACTAGCCAGTGGACCAAGCAGCATCTGGACATGCCCAAGGAAGCGGTGATCGAACACCTGCTCGGCGCTTTCGCCGAACTGATCGGCTGCGCCGTGCCCGCCCCAGCCTTCAGCCTGGCGCACCGCTGGCTCTATGCCCGCCCCGCCAGCGCGCACCAGTGGGGCGTACTGGCCGATGCCGACCTGGGCATTTATGCCTGCGGCGACTGGTGCCTGTCCGGCCGTGTTGAAGGCGCCTGGCTCAGCGGCCAGGAAGCGGCGCGACGCTTGCTCGAACACCTGCAATGA
- a CDS encoding uracil-xanthine permease family protein codes for MQDEYNDPLWRQGISGAQMLFVAFGALVLMPLITGMDPNVALFTAGIGTLLFQLVTGRQVPVFLASSFAFIAPILAAKGEFGLPAVLGGIVASGLVYILLSAVVRVKGAGFIDRLLPPVVIAPVIISIGLALSPVAVNMAMGKAGDGSAQLVPYETAMLISMSALITTVLVAAMGRGLLRLVPILAGIIVGCIVAAFCGVIDTSNIAAAPWLAIPAFVAPELHWGAILYIVPVALAPAIEHIGGVVAIGSVTGKNFIKKPGLHRTLLGDGLATSAAGLFGGPPNTTYAEVTGAVMLTKNYNPKIMTWAACFAIGLAFVGKFGTALQSIPVPVMGGILCLLFGSIAVVGLNTLIRHQVDLSEARNLIIVSVTLVFGIGGMVIGNSDFALSGISLCAICALVLNLVLPGGQGWRSKTVLEEPDL; via the coding sequence ATGCAGGACGAATACAACGATCCACTCTGGCGCCAGGGCATTTCCGGCGCACAGATGCTGTTTGTAGCCTTCGGTGCACTGGTGCTGATGCCGCTGATCACCGGCATGGACCCCAACGTGGCGCTGTTCACCGCGGGTATCGGCACCCTGCTGTTCCAACTGGTAACCGGACGTCAGGTGCCGGTATTCCTGGCCTCCAGCTTCGCCTTTATCGCACCGATTCTCGCCGCCAAAGGCGAGTTTGGCCTGCCGGCCGTGCTCGGCGGCATCGTCGCCTCGGGCCTGGTGTATATCCTGCTCAGCGCCGTGGTGCGGGTTAAAGGCGCGGGCTTTATCGACCGCCTGCTGCCGCCGGTGGTGATTGCACCGGTGATCATTTCCATCGGCCTGGCACTGTCGCCAGTGGCCGTGAACATGGCCATGGGCAAAGCCGGCGATGGCAGCGCGCAGTTGGTGCCGTATGAAACCGCCATGCTGATTTCCATGTCAGCGTTGATCACCACCGTACTGGTCGCCGCCATGGGCCGCGGCCTGCTGCGCCTGGTGCCGATCCTTGCGGGGATCATTGTTGGCTGCATCGTCGCGGCGTTCTGCGGAGTCATCGACACCAGCAATATCGCCGCCGCACCCTGGCTGGCGATTCCGGCATTCGTAGCGCCGGAGCTGCATTGGGGCGCGATCCTGTACATCGTCCCGGTGGCGCTGGCACCGGCCATCGAGCACATCGGCGGCGTAGTGGCGATCGGCAGCGTGACCGGCAAGAACTTTATCAAGAAGCCCGGCCTGCACCGCACCCTGCTCGGCGACGGCCTGGCCACCTCGGCAGCAGGCCTGTTCGGCGGCCCGCCCAACACCACCTACGCGGAAGTCACCGGCGCGGTGATGCTGACCAAAAACTACAACCCGAAGATCATGACCTGGGCGGCCTGCTTCGCCATCGGCCTGGCCTTTGTTGGCAAGTTCGGCACCGCGCTGCAGAGCATTCCCGTACCGGTCATGGGCGGCATTCTCTGCCTGCTGTTCGGCTCCATCGCGGTGGTCGGTTTGAACACCCTGATCCGCCATCAGGTCGACCTGTCCGAGGCACGCAACCTGATTATCGTCTCGGTGACTCTGGTGTTCGGCATCGGTGGCATGGTGATCGGCAACAGCGACTTTGCCCTGTCCGGCATTTCCCTGTGCGCCATCTGCGCCCTGGTACTCAACCTGGTGCTGCCGGGTGGCCAAGGCTGGCGCAGCAAAACCGTGCTGGAAGAGCCGGATTTGTAA